From the genome of Vicia villosa cultivar HV-30 ecotype Madison, WI linkage group LG2, Vvil1.0, whole genome shotgun sequence, one region includes:
- the LOC131649497 gene encoding F-box protein SKIP23-like codes for MKRDWANLDSLALNMILDKLIEPIDHIWFRSVCKNWHSIANLNHHYNIQFRSNILPMLMIPSEKSSKKRSLYSVAANRVYPLELTVLNKKRCCGSSYGWLATMDANNIITWVNPFKDVAPIILPWIDIYNSYRNHEFNIHKVTLSVDPITSPNDYVVAAIYTSRGCLAFIKAGQEFWTYVQENLHFGFIDITFYKGLVYAVTRWKKIVSFELCYSSDPHDPYGRDRKIPNVVLQTNFDEVYSPLTYLVKSLEGELWMVRRFIIREDNKNEGTKSFHVFKLELDDKGEKLINLLKLESLGDNVLFVGDGDSTSMSASYFSIHLENDSIYYCDNYFDDEPQPYPNGPFDLGIYNVKHERFGFHCRYKSYFKGMPPPIWVVPPFEWD; via the coding sequence ATGAAGCGAGATTGGGCAAACTTAGATTCACTTGCTCTCAACATGATTCTTGACAAGTTAATAGAACCAATTGATCACATTTGGTTTCGTTCCGTCTGCAAAAATTGGCACTCAATTGCAAACCTTAATCATCACTACAACATCCAATTTAGGAGCAATATACTGCCTATGCTAATGATTCCTTCGGAAAAGAGTTCCAAAAAGCGAAGTTTGTACAGTGTTGCAGCAAATAGAGTGTATCCATTAGAATTAACAGTGCTTAACAAAAAGAGATGCTGTGGCTCAAGTTATGGGTGGCTTGCAACTATGGATGCAAATAATATTATAACATGGGTGAATCCTTTTAAAGATGTAGCTCCTATTATTTTACCATGGATTGATATTTATAATTCATATAGGAATCATGAGTTTAATATTCATAAAGTTACTCTATCTGTTGATCCCATAACAAGTCCAAATGATTACGTAGTTGCCGCAATTTACACTTCGCGTGGTTGTCTTGCATTTATAAAAGCTGGACAAGAGTTTTGGACATATGTACAAGAAAACCTCCATTTTGGTTTCATTGATATTACATTCTACAAGGGTTTAGTTTATGCAGTAACTCGTTGGAAAAAAATTGTCTCTTTTGAACTTTGTTATTCAAGTGACCCTCATGACCCTTATGGTAGGGACAGAAAAATTCCAAATGTTGTTTTACAAACAAATTTTGATGAAGTTTATTCTCCATTAACTTACTTAGTAAAATCACTGGAGGGAGAGTTGTGGATGGTGAGAAGATTTATAATCAGAGAGGACAATAAGAACGAAGGCACTAAAAGTTTTCATGTATTTAAGTTGGAATTAGATGATAAAGGTGAGAAGCTTATTAATTTGTTGAAACTTGAGAGTTTGGGAGATAATGTCTTATTTGTGGGCGACGGTGATTCAACATCAATGTCGGCATCTTACTTTTCGATTCATTTAGAGaatgattcaatttattattgtGATAATTATTTTGATGATGAACCACAGCCATATCCTAATGGTCCTTTTGATTTGGGAATTTATAACGTAAAACATGAAAGATTTGGGTTTCATTGCCGTTACAAATCTTATTTCAAAGGTATGCCACCACCTATATGGGTTGTGCCACCATTTGAATGGGATTGA
- the LOC131649496 gene encoding uncharacterized protein LOC131649496, whose translation MGENGWKWKINYDVLQNNNELLAEAAELEVLSRGCSPILFNSDRVVWPFDSGNQFSVKSCYVKLEQGRVSAALSVQLKKALVFVWKSKVPHKVQVLGWRLLQERLLTRELLQQRGIIEDLDNSRCDFGNVVVESCSHLFIHCIVARAIWRLIFCWLDLKENDVELNLGDTCCSFSLKFHTGLFRKASCFREGVIWLTTVWCIWIFRNGIIFKNEVDDVEELVFKIKMHFWWWLQIDTNRLHSVIFMNGVNIHWIFCNNCV comes from the coding sequence ATGGGGGAAAATGGTTGGAAGTGGAAGATCAATTACGATGTCTTGCAGAACAACAATGAGCTACTGGCTGAAGCTGCAGAATTGGAAGTACTGTCGCGGGGCTGTTCGCCAATTCTGTTCAATTCCGATCGGGTAGTCTGGCCGTTTGATTCCGGAAACCAATTTTCGGTGAAGTCTTGCTATGTAAAGTTGGAGCAGGGGCGGGTTTCTGCTGCTCTATCAGTGCAGTTAAAGAAAGCACTTGTTTTTGTTTGGAAATCCAAAGTTCCGCATAAAGTTCAAGTTCTCGGATGGAGATTACTACAGGAGCGATTACTGACGCGGGAATTACTGCAACAAAGGGGTATTATAGAGGATTTGGACAATTCCAGGTGCGATTTTGGTAATGTTGTCGTTGAATCATGCAGCCATTTATTTATTCACTGTATAGTTGCTAGAGCTATTTGGAGGTTGATTTTCTGTTGGTTAGATTTGAAAGAGAATGATGTTGAGCTTAATTTAGGGGATACTTGTTGTAGTTTTTCCCTTAAATTTCATACTGGTCTGTTCCGCAAGGCTTCATGTTTTAGAGAAGGTGTGATTTGGTTGACAACAGTGTGGTGTATTTGGATTTTTCGTAACGGGATTATCTTTAAGAATGAAGTGGATGATGTTGAAGAATTGGTTTTTAAAATCAAGATGCATTTTTGGTGGTGGCTTCAAATAGATACTAATCGATTACACAGTGTAATTTTTATGAATGGTGTAAATATTCATTGGATTTTTTGTAATAATTGTGTTTAG